A region of Candidatus Eisenbacteria bacterium DNA encodes the following proteins:
- a CDS encoding T9SS type A sorting domain-containing protein translates to MFRWRLFLLIALLPGGIAGDGASFSNPHQEILVRFPPGLTVADFLREQADRNPDLELVGIGEAEARFVSRPEITDDLARQGHTIEIVRPDLEAFYSSRQGKLADYGVWHTYVETLGELQALHDAHPDITTAPFSIGRSLEGREIWAIKVSDNPDVDEPEAEVLFDGVHHGREIMTVELCLFLIRHLCENYGSDRLATDLVNQRQIYFVPIVNPDGFVYNEAIAPNGGGMWRKNRRPGTVCDGVDLNRNYPIGWGGRGSSGNGCDETYRGPSAASEPETQAMIRFINGRRFVTHDTIHSFMGAILYPWGHTGTATPDEALFQSIAAARTSENRYAIGRLGVAGCTSDFAYGEQTTKPKILSFLTEIGGTGFWPDPSEREGLLRENLHSMLHLALVAGSTARVESLAVRAGEEERRIHPGQTIELVARVVSEGFLGDSADVRMRLLCDDPYVQLLRASASAADLPPGGSWTNASEPFRCAIDRACPEGRMVSFTVAVDMDGGFADATPFAFRVGAVQAIYASDFEEDRGGWVVDPIHTAAAGAFQRIDPNPTAFQPGGDTTPDPGSRALVTGQNQSESDGDVDDGIAATRSPDFDLSAAPGARLSLEYFFGQRDGGDDPGGDWFRIEVSSDGGLLWIPLLEIGDVHQAPQWRNLTAELAEVIDLTDRVRFRVAASDGPGEGDIIEAGIDDFFLLLPGTESRPPWPPEAVAPDGEAGAPPRPTLTIRNAPDPDGDLLRYGFRIFSDSLQTRLVVSADDIPGGSEGLTSWTSPIPLEPGAYWWRAYAADGEARGLYSPLAAFEVTASLPEEDLRSIHPEPNPSRDGTRILYFLPRALASRVSIYDAQGREVRRLWGAPSDPGWNVVEWDALDDAGRRVPSGSYWVRVWTPEGTRTARIVRIR, encoded by the coding sequence ATGTTTCGCTGGCGGCTCTTCCTCCTCATCGCTTTGCTCCCGGGCGGCATCGCGGGCGACGGGGCCTCCTTCAGTAATCCCCATCAAGAGATCCTGGTTCGATTCCCTCCCGGCCTGACGGTTGCCGATTTCCTGCGAGAGCAGGCCGACAGGAACCCCGACCTCGAGCTGGTCGGGATCGGAGAAGCCGAGGCGCGCTTCGTCTCCAGGCCTGAGATCACCGACGATCTCGCCCGCCAGGGGCACACGATCGAGATCGTCCGCCCTGACCTGGAGGCGTTCTACTCCTCGCGACAAGGCAAGCTCGCCGACTACGGAGTCTGGCACACCTATGTCGAGACGCTCGGCGAGCTCCAGGCGCTGCACGACGCGCACCCCGATATCACGACCGCCCCTTTCTCGATCGGCCGGTCGCTCGAGGGGCGCGAGATCTGGGCGATCAAGGTGTCGGACAACCCGGACGTCGACGAGCCGGAGGCCGAGGTTCTCTTCGACGGCGTCCATCACGGGCGCGAGATCATGACAGTCGAACTCTGTCTCTTCCTGATCCGGCACCTGTGCGAGAACTACGGATCCGACCGACTGGCGACCGATCTCGTGAATCAGCGGCAGATCTACTTCGTCCCGATCGTCAATCCGGACGGATTCGTCTACAACGAGGCGATCGCCCCGAACGGCGGGGGGATGTGGCGCAAGAACCGGCGCCCGGGAACCGTGTGCGACGGCGTCGATCTGAACCGCAACTACCCGATCGGGTGGGGGGGCAGGGGATCCTCGGGGAACGGCTGCGATGAGACCTATCGCGGCCCGAGCGCCGCGAGCGAGCCCGAGACGCAGGCGATGATCCGTTTCATCAACGGACGCCGCTTCGTGACCCACGACACGATCCACTCCTTCATGGGCGCGATCCTCTACCCGTGGGGGCACACGGGGACCGCGACGCCGGACGAGGCCCTCTTCCAGTCGATCGCCGCGGCAAGGACATCGGAGAACCGTTATGCAATCGGGCGGCTCGGCGTAGCCGGCTGCACATCGGACTTCGCCTACGGGGAGCAGACGACGAAGCCGAAGATCCTGAGCTTCCTCACGGAGATCGGCGGCACCGGATTCTGGCCCGACCCGAGCGAGCGCGAGGGGCTGTTGCGGGAGAATCTCCATTCGATGCTCCACCTCGCCCTGGTCGCCGGCTCGACCGCCAGAGTCGAGAGCCTCGCGGTCCGCGCCGGCGAGGAGGAGCGGAGGATCCATCCCGGACAGACGATCGAGCTGGTCGCCCGGGTCGTGAGCGAGGGGTTCCTGGGCGATTCGGCGGACGTGCGGATGCGGCTGCTGTGCGATGATCCGTATGTCCAGCTTCTCCGCGCCTCCGCCTCGGCCGCCGATCTTCCTCCGGGAGGGAGCTGGACGAACGCCTCCGAGCCGTTTCGTTGCGCGATCGATCGCGCATGTCCCGAGGGTCGGATGGTGAGCTTCACCGTGGCGGTCGACATGGATGGGGGTTTCGCGGACGCGACGCCGTTCGCCTTCCGTGTGGGGGCCGTCCAGGCCATCTACGCGTCCGACTTCGAGGAGGACCGCGGCGGGTGGGTCGTCGATCCGATCCATACGGCCGCGGCCGGCGCGTTCCAGCGCATCGATCCCAACCCGACGGCCTTTCAGCCGGGCGGCGATACGACGCCCGATCCGGGGAGTCGCGCGCTCGTGACCGGGCAGAACCAATCGGAATCGGACGGGGACGTCGATGACGGGATCGCCGCCACCCGGTCGCCCGACTTCGATCTGTCGGCCGCGCCGGGCGCGCGCCTCTCGCTCGAATACTTCTTCGGGCAGAGGGATGGCGGCGACGATCCGGGCGGTGACTGGTTCCGGATCGAGGTCTCGTCCGACGGAGGGCTCTTGTGGATCCCGTTGCTCGAGATTGGGGATGTTCATCAGGCGCCCCAGTGGCGGAACCTGACGGCGGAGCTCGCAGAAGTGATCGACCTGACCGATCGCGTCCGCTTCCGGGTCGCCGCCTCCGACGGACCGGGGGAGGGGGACATCATCGAGGCCGGGATCGATGACTTCTTCCTGCTTCTCCCCGGAACGGAGAGCCGGCCTCCGTGGCCGCCGGAGGCCGTGGCGCCGGATGGCGAAGCGGGCGCGCCGCCGCGCCCGACCCTCACGATCCGCAACGCGCCGGATCCGGATGGGGACCTTCTCCGATATGGGTTCAGAATCTTCAGCGACTCCCTGCAGACGCGGCTCGTCGTGAGCGCGGATGATATCCCCGGAGGATCCGAGGGACTGACCTCCTGGACGAGTCCGATTCCCCTGGAGCCGGGGGCCTACTGGTGGCGCGCCTATGCCGCCGACGGGGAAGCGCGAGGGCTCTATAGCCCTCTGGCGGCATTCGAGGTGACGGCTTCGCTTCCGGAGGAGGATCTGAGGTCGATCCACCCAGAGCCGAATCCGTCGCGGGACGGAACGCGCATCCTGTACTTCCTGCCGCGCGCGCTGGCGAGTCGCGTGTCGATCTATGATGCGCAGGGCAGAGAGGTCAGGAGGCTGTGGGGCGCCCCGAGCGATCCCGGCTGGAACGTCGTCGAGTGGGACGCCCTCGACGATGCGGGCCGCCGCGTTCCTTCGGGAAGCTACTGGGTCCGCGTCTGGACTCCGGAGGGGACCCGGACGGCTCGTATCGTGCGGATCAGGTGA
- a CDS encoding amino acid permease, whose product MLGSGIYALIGKAAGAMGSAVWLAFIASMVAALLTGLSYASLGSRYPRAAGAAYATHKAFRAPLLSYVVGLAVLASGLTSMATQSRAFAGYFSGLVPGVPHATIIVGFIAVLALVNFWGIRESIGLNVLCTVVEAAGLLIVIAVGARFWGSTSYVEPPTGQQLGLSLVLSGGVLTFFSFVGFEDMINVIEEVRDPRRIFPIALILSLVLVTLLYVAVAVSAVSVLPHGELAASQQPLVDVVRRAWSGFPPRLFSLISLFAITNTALLNYIMGSRLLYGMANERLVPRFVGAVHAGRRTPHRAILVMMAIALCLALPSSLANLARATAVLLLGVFVLVNASLLVLQRRAGEPRGFEVSPLVPAGGIAVCGALLAHAKRAELWTAGILLAGILTLYLAMRLGAERSRKQARLP is encoded by the coding sequence ATGCTCGGCTCCGGGATCTACGCGTTGATCGGCAAGGCGGCCGGGGCGATGGGGAGCGCCGTCTGGCTCGCCTTCATCGCCAGCATGGTTGCGGCCCTGCTGACAGGACTGTCGTACGCCTCTCTCGGGTCCCGCTACCCCAGAGCCGCGGGTGCGGCCTATGCGACCCACAAGGCCTTCCGCGCGCCGCTTCTCTCCTACGTCGTGGGCCTCGCGGTGCTGGCGTCCGGACTCACATCGATGGCGACGCAGTCGCGGGCGTTCGCGGGCTACTTCTCGGGACTCGTCCCGGGAGTGCCGCACGCGACGATCATCGTGGGCTTCATCGCGGTTCTCGCCCTGGTCAACTTCTGGGGCATCCGGGAGTCGATCGGCCTGAACGTCCTCTGCACGGTCGTCGAGGCGGCGGGGCTTCTGATCGTGATCGCCGTGGGCGCCCGCTTCTGGGGTTCGACGAGCTACGTCGAGCCGCCCACGGGACAGCAGCTCGGGCTCTCGCTCGTTCTCTCAGGCGGGGTGCTCACCTTCTTCTCGTTCGTGGGATTCGAGGACATGATCAACGTGATCGAGGAAGTCCGCGATCCGAGACGCATCTTTCCGATCGCGCTCATCCTGTCGTTGGTCCTGGTGACGCTGCTCTATGTGGCCGTGGCGGTTTCCGCCGTCTCGGTCCTTCCGCACGGGGAGCTCGCCGCGTCCCAGCAGCCCTTGGTGGATGTCGTGCGAAGGGCATGGAGCGGTTTCCCGCCGCGACTCTTCTCCCTCATCAGCCTCTTCGCGATCACGAATACGGCTCTCCTGAACTACATCATGGGATCGCGCCTCCTCTACGGGATGGCCAATGAGCGGCTCGTCCCGCGATTCGTCGGAGCGGTCCATGCCGGGCGCCGGACGCCGCACCGCGCGATCCTCGTCATGATGGCGATCGCCCTCTGCCTCGCACTTCCATCGAGCCTCGCGAACCTGGCCCGCGCCACCGCGGTTCTTCTGCTGGGCGTCTTCGTCCTCGTCAACGCGTCCCTTCTGGTCCTCCAGAGGCGAGCGGGGGAGCCGAGGGGATTCGAGGTCTCGCCGCTCGTGCCCGCCGGGGGGATCGCGGTGTGCGGGGCGCTCCTCGCCCATGCGAAGCGGGCGGAGCTGTGGACGGCGGGGATCCTGCTGGCCGGGATCCTGACACTCTATCTCGCGATGCGCTTGGGCGCCGAGCGGTCGCGGAAGCAGGCTCGGCTCCCCTAG
- a CDS encoding DUF362 domain-containing protein, producing the protein MEPRWRSGDGPHARRASARDRRGRAALLPARFRVGRVPGLRGNGRGKSGAHAAQHLQPGIAAERGGSVPRREQRLGRSSAGLVRIGGGAVPDRLWLGQPAVLGEVLLRHRSGSLGGRGRAPPCPLRGRGGRAALGPGHADRPSELGRGEGGFQIDPPRRSPRRAGGKIEETSPEGRGEMTEREFGDGGPDERLHRIQRSRREFLKLTVAAASSAGSLSFPLFGEAEAARAAPEDRGNAMPGRIVIFRDPAMNGHQAVIARDRVEEVVHRGVQMLTGIGDTAAAFESLFPGLHSGSRFAVKVNCLAPNDTRWEVVRGVVSGLSRMLGGSYDVSRVTIYDVQTNLVEHDYDEEEFTFGGRYPYITSTNNCSSTYYVYDDHRLSNFILQADYVINIPVLKAHAGYPNHEITTAFKNHYGSLCPQDLCNDITGMFTVNTNANIKNKTCLVVTSALRGTYQGGPWEPPLLWNTFPERSPNTILFTTDPATEAYWCRDFINTERAARGLSAYACPWVEQASQAPYSLGISNPAQMLVIRGGPTGVDEGAGAPTAAVSLAPCVPNPFDAQTTIRMWFPRPARGEVAITDVAGRLIRGLREAGFPAGHCRIPWDGCDGAGRPVPAGVYFVRLFAEGVERSTSVIRAR; encoded by the coding sequence ATGGAGCCTCGATGGAGATCCGGCGACGGCCCGCACGCTCGAAGAGCTTCAGCTCGTGATCGACGGGGGCGCGCCGCTCTTCTTCCAGCACGGTTTCGTGTCGGGCGCGTTCCAGGACTACGCGGGAACGGTCGCGGGAAGTCCGGCGCGCATGCAGCTCAGCATCTACAACCAGGGATCGCCGCAGAACGCGGAGGCTCTGTTCCACGACGAGAACAGCGGCTCGGGCGATCCTCTGCCGGATTGGTCCGGATCGGGGGCGGCGCGGTACCGGATCGCCTTTGGCTTGGTCAGCCTGCAGTTCTGGGAGAGGTGCTGCTTCGCCATCGTTCTGGTTCACTCGGGGGGAGAGGACGCGCTCCCCCATGCCCGCTGCGCGGCCGAGGAGGTCGTGCGGCTCTTGGACCAGGCCACGCCGACCGACCATCGGAGCTGGGGAGAGGTGAAGGCGGTTTTCAGATAGACCCGCCCCGCCGTTCTCCCCGGAGAGCCGGCGGCAAAATAGAGGAGACATCCCCGGAAGGGAGAGGCGAGATGACGGAACGCGAGTTCGGCGACGGCGGACCCGACGAGAGGCTCCACAGAATCCAGAGGAGCCGTCGCGAGTTCCTCAAGCTCACGGTTGCCGCCGCCTCATCGGCGGGGTCGCTGTCGTTTCCCCTCTTCGGCGAAGCCGAGGCCGCTCGCGCTGCCCCGGAGGATCGCGGCAACGCGATGCCCGGGCGGATCGTCATCTTCCGCGACCCGGCCATGAACGGCCATCAGGCCGTCATCGCCCGCGACAGGGTCGAGGAGGTGGTCCACCGCGGCGTGCAGATGCTGACGGGAATCGGCGACACGGCCGCCGCCTTCGAGTCGCTCTTCCCCGGGCTACACAGCGGATCCCGCTTCGCCGTCAAAGTGAACTGCCTGGCGCCCAACGACACCCGCTGGGAAGTGGTGCGGGGGGTCGTCTCCGGACTCTCCCGGATGCTCGGGGGCAGCTACGATGTGAGTCGGGTCACGATCTACGATGTCCAGACGAACCTGGTCGAGCACGACTACGATGAGGAGGAGTTCACCTTCGGCGGCCGGTATCCGTACATCACGAGCACGAACAACTGCAGCTCCACCTACTATGTCTACGACGATCACAGGCTGTCGAACTTCATCCTGCAGGCCGACTATGTGATCAACATCCCTGTGCTCAAGGCCCATGCCGGCTATCCAAACCACGAGATCACGACCGCCTTCAAGAACCACTACGGATCGCTCTGCCCCCAGGACCTCTGCAACGACATCACGGGAATGTTCACAGTGAACACAAACGCCAACATCAAGAACAAGACATGCCTGGTGGTGACAAGCGCCCTCCGCGGGACCTACCAGGGCGGGCCCTGGGAACCGCCGCTGCTGTGGAACACATTCCCCGAGCGGAGTCCCAACACGATCCTCTTCACCACGGACCCGGCGACCGAGGCGTACTGGTGCCGCGACTTCATCAACACCGAGCGGGCTGCCCGCGGCTTGTCCGCTTACGCCTGCCCCTGGGTGGAGCAAGCCTCACAAGCTCCCTATTCCCTCGGGATCAGCAATCCCGCGCAGATGCTCGTCATCCGCGGCGGACCCACCGGCGTTGACGAAGGCGCGGGCGCCCCCACGGCCGCCGTCTCGCTTGCGCCGTGCGTTCCGAATCCTTTCGATGCGCAGACGACGATCAGGATGTGGTTTCCCCGGCCCGCCCGCGGGGAGGTCGCCATCACGGATGTCGCCGGCCGGCTGATCAGGGGCCTCCGCGAGGCCGGATTCCCGGCGGGACACTGCCGCATTCCCTGGGACGGTTGCGATGGCGCGGGACGGCCCGTGCCGGCGGGAGTCTACTTCGTGAGGCTCTTCGCCGAAGGCGTTGAGCGATCGACCTCGGTGATCCGGGCTCGATAG
- a CDS encoding M28 family peptidase has translation MRRRRVPGARAGWRAVSVLLAIACLASAASAQENDPSRAASVLYFLGTEDLDLLEAAAARGAPPVCAIDGYSLAWGPPEPAASLKDLGVAFEILGPRRSDRAYAVVFIRGRTPSDPGEALAGLGSVLHRGRSTAVLEYDPAVDERLWRSYSITRVPERPMHPAAFARSTIAKAPAEIDPLLLSLIEQVGEARLFETVLQMQNLAPRISPGPGAFQTGEWIRAEFLSYGLVDVSFFDYNHWSDNVVAVQPGKRNPEEIYVIGGHYDSYSRDGSAPGADDNASGTTGVLEAARILAPHEFDATIVYIAFSGEEQGLVGSNAWAEDARQRGLDIRGMINLDMLGYVATGHSADLDLISNAQSQALRDFIVATTALYLPDHPVVDGALSGGNSDHYPFWMNGYPAVFFFEDAGSYSPYIHTASDVIGTSMNDFPFMRRNVQTAIASLASLARPLRVRIEHDPIVDPAYSAGGYPVIASIRSVAPLLEDSLRVWFRVDGGERGWLDLSPGDSSGVYVARIPACSTGSLVDYAIRARDIEGRTAWDPPQWPALTHRFVIGLTAAFEDGFEIDRGWSAGEEDDTAERGRWERAVPVGTGAQPAADARGDSSGFCYLTANGTPGGEIGEADVDGGRTTLTSPRIDLEHAVRVQVEYARWFVDETTDDDTLEVLASNDDGRSWVALDRVTRGGRRWRIARHEQVEALLAPSDSMRFRFIAQDVGLPSLVEAAIDDFRVLAAFVEPGPEPPDGDGGPGLTLLWPVPFGRDLSIGYTLASEAAARLHVYDLQGRLVARLDGIPQGPGPHTFRWEGADAEGRSVASGAYFVELISDDGMRSTARVVKIEGSSPKREE, from the coding sequence GAGGGCGGTCTCCGTCCTCCTGGCGATCGCATGCCTCGCATCCGCGGCGTCCGCGCAGGAGAATGATCCCTCGCGGGCGGCAAGCGTCCTCTATTTCCTCGGCACCGAGGACCTTGATCTGCTCGAGGCGGCGGCCGCGCGGGGAGCGCCGCCGGTCTGCGCGATCGACGGCTACTCTCTCGCGTGGGGTCCTCCTGAGCCCGCGGCATCCCTGAAGGACCTCGGCGTCGCGTTCGAGATTCTCGGTCCGAGGAGGAGCGATCGCGCCTACGCTGTGGTCTTCATCCGCGGCCGGACGCCGTCGGATCCGGGGGAAGCGTTGGCCGGTCTCGGTTCCGTGCTCCACCGGGGTCGAAGCACGGCGGTGCTCGAGTACGATCCCGCCGTGGACGAACGGCTCTGGCGCTCCTACTCGATCACGCGCGTTCCGGAGCGGCCGATGCATCCCGCCGCCTTTGCCCGCTCGACCATCGCCAAGGCGCCCGCCGAGATCGATCCGCTCCTTCTCTCGCTCATCGAGCAGGTCGGTGAGGCGCGGCTCTTCGAGACGGTGCTTCAGATGCAGAATCTCGCCCCGAGGATCAGTCCCGGCCCCGGCGCCTTCCAGACGGGGGAGTGGATCCGCGCGGAGTTCCTCTCCTACGGCCTCGTCGATGTCTCCTTCTTCGACTACAACCACTGGAGCGACAATGTCGTCGCGGTCCAGCCGGGCAAGCGAAATCCCGAGGAGATCTACGTGATCGGAGGCCACTACGATTCCTATTCTCGGGACGGCAGCGCCCCGGGCGCGGACGACAATGCCTCCGGAACGACGGGGGTCCTGGAGGCGGCCCGGATCCTCGCGCCCCACGAGTTCGACGCCACGATCGTCTACATCGCCTTCTCCGGAGAGGAGCAGGGCCTGGTGGGAAGCAACGCGTGGGCGGAGGATGCCAGGCAGCGCGGGCTCGACATCAGGGGGATGATCAACCTCGACATGCTCGGGTACGTGGCCACCGGCCACAGCGCCGATCTGGATCTCATCTCCAACGCGCAATCGCAGGCCCTACGCGACTTCATCGTGGCGACGACGGCTCTCTATCTTCCCGACCATCCCGTGGTGGATGGCGCCCTCTCCGGAGGGAATTCCGACCACTACCCGTTCTGGATGAACGGCTATCCGGCCGTCTTCTTTTTCGAGGACGCGGGTTCCTACAGCCCCTACATCCACACCGCGAGCGATGTGATCGGGACCTCGATGAACGACTTCCCGTTCATGAGGCGCAACGTGCAGACGGCCATCGCGAGCCTCGCCTCCCTCGCGCGGCCGCTCCGCGTGCGGATCGAGCACGACCCGATCGTCGATCCGGCCTACAGCGCCGGCGGCTATCCCGTGATCGCATCGATCCGGAGCGTCGCGCCGCTTCTCGAAGACAGCCTTCGCGTCTGGTTCCGAGTCGATGGGGGGGAGCGGGGATGGCTCGATCTCTCGCCGGGCGATTCCTCCGGCGTCTATGTCGCGCGGATCCCCGCTTGCTCGACGGGCTCCCTCGTGGATTACGCGATCCGGGCACGCGACATCGAGGGAAGGACGGCCTGGGATCCTCCCCAGTGGCCCGCGCTGACGCACCGCTTCGTGATCGGCCTGACGGCGGCTTTCGAGGACGGATTCGAGATCGATCGGGGCTGGAGCGCCGGCGAGGAGGACGACACGGCCGAACGGGGGCGCTGGGAGCGCGCGGTCCCGGTCGGGACCGGAGCCCAGCCGGCCGCGGACGCGCGCGGCGACTCGAGCGGATTCTGCTACCTGACCGCCAACGGAACCCCGGGCGGGGAGATCGGAGAGGCGGATGTCGATGGCGGCCGCACGACCCTGACCTCTCCGAGGATCGACCTCGAGCATGCCGTTCGCGTGCAGGTCGAGTATGCGCGCTGGTTCGTGGACGAGACCACCGACGACGACACCCTCGAGGTCCTGGCATCGAACGACGATGGCAGGAGCTGGGTCGCGCTCGACCGTGTGACTCGGGGCGGGCGCCGGTGGCGCATCGCGCGCCACGAGCAGGTGGAGGCGCTGCTCGCTCCATCGGACAGCATGAGGTTCCGGTTCATCGCGCAGGACGTAGGGCTGCCGTCCCTGGTCGAGGCGGCCATCGACGACTTCAGGGTGCTTGCCGCCTTCGTCGAGCCAGGGCCGGAGCCGCCAGACGGAGACGGCGGTCCCGGCCTGACTCTCCTCTGGCCTGTCCCGTTCGGGCGCGATCTCTCGATCGGCTACACGCTCGCGTCGGAAGCGGCCGCCCGCCTCCATGTCTACGATCTCCAGGGGCGGCTCGTCGCTCGCCTCGATGGGATCCCCCAGGGACCCGGTCCCCACACGTTTCGGTGGGAGGGAGCCGACGCGGAAGGAAGATCCGTTGCCTCCGGGGCCTACTTCGTCGAGCTCATCTCGGATGATGGGATGCGAAGCACGGCCCGCGTCGTGAAGATCGAAGGGTCGAGCCCGAAGCGAGAGGAATGA
- a CDS encoding L,D-transpeptidase produces MGRRRMERLRRDPHSPPGEGIRIGPRGSLSRRPALRRRLLPPLRRSSMRAHSLLARLIPVACWAALLLRAATGCEPSPPRAPEETAPPPAAIAPAERTMSYSRVHVAGPATLRSMRDSLGAASFLDLLRLNRLDLAHVRKGDSLIVPLAPFDHLILSPFPREVAAIDSVARCLFVSLRVQAFAAYEGGHLVRWGPTSTGRRESPTPAGLYHANWKDKERASTVNEEWLLTWYVNLDNLTGVSFHQYDLPGRPASHSCVRLLEEDARWIYQWVEQWELSEDGLAILRHGTPVVIFGDYAFGARAPWRRLPEDAGATTIVPEELRWIARGLSLRQDLRPPQPPESASEPAPQSADSHAAGSPSSRSAAAAEAASAPAR; encoded by the coding sequence ATGGGACGGCGCCGCATGGAGCGGCTTCGGCGAGATCCTCACTCCCCCCCTGGGGAGGGAATACGCATCGGTCCTCGCGGTTCTCTGTCTCGACGACCGGCTCTACGTCGGAGGCTCCTTCCGCCTCTTCGCAGATCCTCCATGCGCGCACATAGCCTGCTGGCGCGACTGATCCCTGTCGCCTGCTGGGCGGCGCTGCTCCTGCGCGCGGCGACCGGCTGCGAGCCCTCTCCTCCGCGCGCGCCGGAGGAGACCGCCCCTCCCCCGGCCGCGATCGCTCCCGCCGAGCGGACCATGAGCTACAGCAGGGTCCATGTCGCCGGCCCCGCCACCCTCCGCTCGATGCGCGACTCGCTCGGGGCCGCCTCCTTTCTCGACCTGCTCCGCCTCAATCGACTCGACCTCGCGCACGTCCGCAAGGGCGACAGCCTGATCGTTCCCTTGGCGCCCTTCGATCATCTGATCCTCTCCCCTTTCCCGCGCGAGGTCGCTGCGATCGACAGCGTAGCGCGTTGCCTGTTCGTCTCGTTGCGCGTGCAGGCCTTCGCGGCTTACGAGGGAGGACACCTCGTCCGCTGGGGGCCGACGAGCACGGGGAGAAGGGAATCGCCGACACCGGCCGGTCTCTACCATGCCAACTGGAAGGACAAGGAGCGCGCCAGCACCGTCAACGAGGAGTGGCTTCTCACCTGGTACGTGAACCTCGACAACCTCACGGGAGTCTCGTTCCACCAGTACGACCTTCCGGGACGTCCGGCGAGCCACTCCTGCGTGCGCCTGCTTGAGGAAGACGCGAGGTGGATCTACCAGTGGGTCGAGCAGTGGGAGCTTTCGGAGGATGGACTCGCGATTCTGCGGCATGGAACGCCCGTCGTGATCTTCGGGGATTACGCATTCGGCGCGCGCGCGCCCTGGAGACGCCTGCCTGAAGACGCCGGCGCGACGACGATCGTCCCGGAGGAGCTGCGATGGATCGCGCGCGGTCTCTCGCTGCGGCAGGACTTGAGACCGCCGCAGCCGCCGGAGTCAGCGTCGGAGCCGGCGCCGCAGTCCGCGGACTCTCACGCCGCCGGAAGCCCCTCCTCGAGGAGCGCGGCGGCAGCGGAGGCGGCGAGCGCTCCGGCGCGCTGA